A segment of the Desulfurispora thermophila DSM 16022 genome:
AAAGCAAGGGCGAGTACATCGGGGTGAGAGAAATGCGCAAACATGCCGCCTGGTATGTGCGGGGGCTGAGAGGAGCCGCCCGGCTGCGGGAAGAACTCAACCGGGCCGAAACGCTTCAGCAGATGGAACAAATTTTGCGGAGCGCGCTGGCAAATGAATAGTTTTGTTAATTAGGGCCGGGCCCTTTTTTTTATGCTCTTGTAATGATTGGGAAACACTGTTAATATTTATTATAATATATCTGTACACAGAACTGTGCACATTATTTTCGCTCTCTGCGGAAACACTGGTGGTGAGGATGAAGTGGATTTTCATCGCATTGGCGACAAGCTGGTCAGCAAAAAAAGGCTGGAGAATATTATTGAAGAGATTTTGGAGTTGCGCTCCGGGGGAATGTCGCAGACCGAAGTGGCCAGCCGTTTGGGTATAGACCGTACATTTGTTTGTCGCCTGGAGAGCCTGGCCGAAGTAAAAAAGGCGGCCAGATTGGCGGTAGTGGGCTTTCCTATAAAAAATAAACAAGAATTGCAGGATATGCTGGCAGAAGAAGGCGTGGAGATGGTCTTCCTGCTCACCGAGGCGGAAAGATGGGATTTTGTCAAGCACAAGTCCGGGTTGGAGATATTCAACTTCATCATGGAACTGATTGCCCGGGCCCATACTTTTGAGCAGATCATCGTGCTGGGGTCCAATAAGCGGATCAAAATTATTGAGGCGGTGCTGGATAAGCCCGTGGTGGGATATGAACTGGGACCTTCCCCTTTGCAGGAAGACGTTTATGTAGAGCCGGAATCTTTGCGCCAGCTGGTGCGGGCTATTAAAAAGGTATAGGAGGCGGATTTCTTGGCAGAATTTGCTTTTATGATCCACCCGCTGGACCATAACGATTATTTGCGCAAATTTCCTTACTTGCGGTTTTTCCCCGAACAATTGGTGGAAAGAGTCTTTCGTCTGGCGCCACCAATTAAAGTGTCGGAAATAACCGGTGTTGTCTCACCTTATGCCCAAACCAGGGGCTGGTTTGTCAGCTGTCCGCTGACTGCGGCCCAAATGGTCAGCTTGCCCGAGCAGTTTGTGCTGAACAAAATCATTGCTGCCGGGCGTTTGGCCGAGAAGCTGGGAGCACGCATTCTCGGCTTGGGAGCCTTTACCTCGGTGGTGGGCGATGCCGGCATTACGGTGGCCAAAAACTTGCGCATTGCTGTAACCACGGGCAACAGTTACACTGTGGCCACAGCCATTGAAGGAACAAAAAAAGCCGCCGAATTGATGGGGTATGACCTGAAAAAGGCACACGTGGCGGTGCTGGGAGCAACCGGTTCTATTGGAAAAGTATGTGCCAAGCTGTTGGCGCGGGAAGTAAAGAATATGACTCTGGTGGCCAGGGACAAGGCCAAGCTGGAAGATGTGGCGGCCAGAATATTGTACGATAGCGGTCTGGCAGTGCACATAACAGCCGATGTGCGGGCCGCTCTGCGCTCCGCCCAGATTATTATTGCTGTTACCAGTGCGGTGGATACGATTATTGGTCCGCAGGATCTACAACCGGGCGCCATTGTTTGTGATGTTTCCCGACCGCGCAATGTCAGCCGGCAGGTGGCCGAGGAGAGGGATGATGTGCTGGTTGTGGAAGGAGGAGTGGTGGAAGTGCCGGGCGATGTGGACTTCCACTTCAACTTCGGCTTTCCACCCCGTATGGCCTATGCCTGCATGGCGGAAACCATGATCCTGGCGCTGGAAAACAGGTTGGAAAATTTTTCGCTGGGGCGTGACATTACCCTGGAGCAGGTGGAGGAAATCAGTGCCCTGGCAAAAAAGCACGGCTTTAAGCTGGCTGGCCTGCGCAGCTTTGAAAGGGCAATTGACCTGGGCCAGATTGAGCAGATCCGCCGCCGGGCGGAAGCAAGGAGGTTGAAGGAGGCTCTGTAATATTCTTATCAGGTATGTAAGTAAATCTTGACAAATATTCGACTGCTACTTATAATGTCCTGCAAAGGAAGGCAAGTTAAGCAGCACTGCAGCCAGTGGCCGGCCGCAGTGCTGTAAATGTTATGTGCATAATCCGGGCTAAAAAACATATATTGATAATGCTTGGTTAAGCTCAGGTCATGCTGTTTGATGTCAGTAATGCCTTGGGAGAAAATAATAAGTGGTAAGGAGAAGAGTCTATGCGAGAAAAAGAGGTTATGTTAACCGTAGAAGGTCTCAAAAAACTGGAGGAGGAACTGGAGC
Coding sequences within it:
- a CDS encoding shikimate 5-dehydrogenase; translated protein: MAEFAFMIHPLDHNDYLRKFPYLRFFPEQLVERVFRLAPPIKVSEITGVVSPYAQTRGWFVSCPLTAAQMVSLPEQFVLNKIIAAGRLAEKLGARILGLGAFTSVVGDAGITVAKNLRIAVTTGNSYTVATAIEGTKKAAELMGYDLKKAHVAVLGATGSIGKVCAKLLAREVKNMTLVARDKAKLEDVAARILYDSGLAVHITADVRAALRSAQIIIAVTSAVDTIIGPQDLQPGAIVCDVSRPRNVSRQVAEERDDVLVVEGGVVEVPGDVDFHFNFGFPPRMAYACMAETMILALENRLENFSLGRDITLEQVEEISALAKKHGFKLAGLRSFERAIDLGQIEQIRRRAEARRLKEAL